Proteins from one Acomys russatus chromosome 12, mAcoRus1.1, whole genome shotgun sequence genomic window:
- the LOC127196221 gene encoding protein-lysine methyltransferase METTL21E produces the protein MDPETQKGTTEDDDDKQVVAEIMARSFIPTLITTVSWEGFHFAGHEIRITEAKDCYGAFVWPSALVLCYFLETHAKQYNMIDKNVIEIGAGTGLVSIVASLLGARVVATDLPELLGNLQYNISRNTKMKCKHLPQVKELSWGVALDNNFPRSSNNFDYILAADVVYSHPFLEELLMTFDHLCRETTIILWVMRFRLEKENKFVDRFKELFELEEISSFPSLNIKLYKAMKKNRRSA, from the exons GGACCACAGAAGATGATGATGACAAGCAGGTGGTTGCAGAGATCATGGCAAGAAGTTTTATTCCAACTCTGATAACGACGGTTTCTTGGGAAGGCTTTCATTTTGCTGGGCATGAGATTAGGATTACTGAAGCCAAGGATTGTTATGGTGCATTTGTCTGGCCATCG GCCCTTGTTCTATGCTATTTCCTGGAAACACATGCCAAGCAATATAACATGATTGATAAAAATGTGATTGAAATTGGAGCAGGGACAGGGCTTGTCTCCATTGTGGCAAGTTTACTTG gtgcTCGTGTGGTTGCTACAGACTTACCTGAATTACTTGGAAACCTGCAATATAACATTTCCAGAAACACCAAAATGAAATGCAAGCATTTGCCTCAGGTTAAAGAGCTATCCTGGGGAGTAGCATTAGACAATAACTTCCCCAGGTCTTCCAATAACTTCGACTACATCCTGGCAGCAGATGTTGTCTACTCCCATCCCTTCCTGGAGGAGCTTCTCATGACTTTTGACCATCTTTGCAGAGAAACTACTATTATCCTCTGGGTGATGAGATTCAggctagagaaagaaaataaatttgtagATAGATTTAAGGAACTGTTTGAGCTGGAGGAAATTTCTAGTTTCCCTAGCCTGAATATTAAGTTGTACAAAGCTATGAAGAAAAATCGGAGGAGTGCATAG